The following proteins are encoded in a genomic region of bacterium:
- a CDS encoding HsdR family type I site-specific deoxyribonuclease, producing the protein MSKVGQREKRTQQRVVKLFQNTLDYTYLGDWHDGERNSPIEPELLRSFISKNQKHTPVIVNRAIAELQKVAGNQSKTLYDLNKDVYGLLRYGIPLKEDAGDIKKTVHLIDWDNPEANDFAIAEEVTVKGESTKRPDVVLYVNGIAIAILELKRSTISVSEGIRQNLDNQKSIFIKPFFATIQLVMAGNDTEGLRYGTIETPEKYFLTWKERGESDTSLDRHLALLCDKMRILEIIHDFIVFDRGIKKLPRHHQYFGVRAAQESVRRREGGIIWHSQGSGKSLTMIWLAKWIRENVPDSRVLVITDRDELDKQIEKVFTGVSETIYRTKSGRDLVEKLNAPTPFLLCSLIHKFGRNEEPDYDSYLEELINSLPKDFKAKGDIYVLVDECHRTQSGKLHKAMTTLLPHAMLIGFTGTPLLRKDKQKSIEVFGPYIDTYKFDEAVADKVVLDLRYEARKIDQHITSPAKIDQWFEAKTKGLTDFAKTELKKRWGTLNKVLSSQDRLSKIVGEIMFDMATKDRLQNGRGNAMLVSGSIYQACKYYELFINNGFTKCAIVTSYKPTKNDIKGESTGEEELTERLRQYEIYNKMLGGKDPDVFEDEVKKKFTDEPAQMKLLIVVDKLLTGFDAPPATYLYIDKKMQDHGLFQAICRVNRLDGEDKEYGYVIDYKDLFKSLERSINDYTSEAFDDYDPDDVKGLLNDRLEKARERLDNALESIKILCEPVVPPYETKNYLDYFCGDNLGDENQVEENEQKRVTLYKLTSSLIRAYAEIANEMTEVGYSAKQTEEIIADVKHYETVRAEVKLASGDYIDLKAYEPAMRHLIDAYVGAGDGEVISAFDDLTLVEMIVKSGVGAIDNLPKGIRKDKQAVAETIENNVRKLIVDEKPTNPKYYERMSVLLDEVIKARRAEVLSYEEYLRKICELAKRAKNPESAGTYPSSLDSPAKRALYDNLDNDAGLALAVHEEVMATRKADWRDNLIKEREVKAAINRHVTDEENAEKIFKVVKKQYEY; encoded by the coding sequence ATGAGCAAGGTAGGACAAAGAGAAAAAAGGACACAGCAAAGAGTCGTTAAACTCTTTCAAAACACGCTGGATTATACCTACCTTGGTGATTGGCATGATGGTGAAAGAAACAGCCCAATAGAACCTGAATTATTGAGATCATTCATATCTAAGAATCAGAAGCACACCCCAGTAATTGTAAACCGAGCGATTGCAGAATTACAGAAGGTAGCTGGCAATCAAAGCAAGACACTTTATGACCTCAATAAAGACGTTTATGGGCTTTTACGTTACGGCATTCCTCTCAAGGAAGATGCTGGTGATATTAAAAAGACGGTACATCTCATTGACTGGGACAATCCAGAAGCAAATGACTTTGCAATCGCAGAGGAAGTTACAGTCAAAGGAGAGAGCACAAAACGCCCTGATGTTGTTCTTTATGTAAACGGGATCGCAATCGCGATTTTAGAATTAAAGCGAAGCACAATATCTGTATCTGAGGGCATTCGCCAAAATCTTGATAATCAAAAATCAATCTTTATAAAGCCATTCTTTGCAACGATTCAGCTTGTAATGGCTGGCAACGATACTGAAGGATTGAGATATGGAACTATCGAAACCCCAGAGAAGTATTTCCTGACCTGGAAAGAGCGTGGTGAATCGGATACTTCATTAGATCGGCATCTCGCACTTCTATGTGACAAGATGCGTATTCTTGAAATTATCCACGACTTCATTGTCTTTGATCGGGGCATTAAAAAGCTTCCACGACATCACCAATATTTTGGCGTTCGAGCAGCACAGGAAAGTGTTCGCCGTCGTGAAGGCGGAATCATCTGGCACAGTCAAGGGAGTGGTAAGAGCCTTACGATGATATGGCTTGCCAAGTGGATTAGGGAGAATGTTCCTGATTCACGTGTGTTGGTGATCACAGATCGTGATGAACTAGATAAGCAGATTGAAAAGGTATTCACAGGTGTAAGTGAAACTATCTACAGAACCAAAAGTGGGCGGGATCTCGTAGAGAAATTGAATGCACCAACACCATTTTTGCTTTGCTCGTTAATCCATAAGTTCGGAAGAAATGAAGAGCCTGATTACGACTCTTACCTTGAAGAACTGATCAATAGTCTACCCAAAGACTTCAAAGCAAAGGGTGACATCTATGTTCTTGTAGATGAGTGTCATCGGACGCAGTCGGGCAAGCTTCATAAGGCGATGACCACGCTTCTACCTCATGCAATGTTGATCGGTTTTACTGGAACGCCACTACTACGAAAGGATAAGCAAAAGAGCATCGAAGTATTTGGACCATATATTGATACCTACAAATTTGATGAAGCCGTTGCCGATAAGGTCGTGCTTGATCTTAGGTATGAAGCACGGAAAATCGATCAGCATATAACTTCACCTGCAAAGATCGATCAATGGTTCGAGGCAAAGACCAAAGGACTAACTGATTTTGCAAAAACCGAACTTAAAAAACGCTGGGGAACTTTAAACAAAGTCCTAAGTTCTCAAGACAGGCTCAGTAAGATCGTTGGCGAGATCATGTTCGACATGGCGACAAAAGATCGACTTCAAAATGGTCGAGGCAACGCCATGTTGGTTTCGGGTAGCATCTATCAAGCGTGTAAATACTACGAACTGTTTATTAATAATGGCTTTACCAAGTGCGCTATCGTTACCTCTTACAAGCCCACCAAGAACGACATCAAGGGAGAGAGTACAGGCGAAGAAGAATTAACCGAACGACTTCGCCAATATGAAATTTACAACAAGATGCTGGGCGGAAAAGATCCAGACGTATTTGAAGACGAAGTAAAGAAGAAGTTTACCGATGAACCCGCACAGATGAAGCTTCTTATCGTGGTAGATAAGCTTCTAACTGGATTTGATGCACCACCTGCAACGTATCTCTATATTGATAAGAAAATGCAGGATCACGGTCTTTTTCAGGCTATCTGTCGGGTCAATCGATTAGACGGTGAAGACAAAGAATATGGATATGTGATCGATTATAAGGATCTCTTTAAGAGCCTGGAAAGATCGATCAATGATTACACATCAGAAGCTTTCGATGATTACGATCCAGATGACGTAAAGGGTTTACTTAATGACAGATTGGAGAAGGCACGGGAACGACTCGATAATGCCTTGGAGTCCATTAAGATCCTCTGTGAACCTGTTGTTCCACCGTATGAAACTAAAAACTACCTCGATTATTTCTGTGGCGACAATCTAGGGGATGAAAATCAAGTCGAAGAGAACGAGCAGAAGAGAGTTACCCTATACAAGCTAACTTCTTCCTTGATTCGTGCTTACGCAGAGATCGCTAATGAAATGACTGAGGTCGGATACTCAGCAAAACAAACTGAGGAAATCATAGCCGACGTTAAGCACTACGAGACTGTACGTGCTGAGGTCAAACTTGCCAGTGGTGATTACATCGATCTTAAAGCGTATGAGCCAGCTATGAGGCATTTAATTGATGCGTACGTGGGTGCAGGAGATGGAGAAGTGATTTCGGCATTTGATGATTTAACACTCGTAGAAATGATCGTTAAAAGTGGTGTCGGTGCCATTGATAATCTTCCAAAGGGTATTCGAAAGGATAAACAAGCAGTAGCGGAAACTATTGAGAATAACGTCCGAAAACTAATTGTCGATGAGAAGCCGACCAATCCAAAGTATTACGAGAGGATGTCTGTTCTACTTGATGAAGTCATCAAGGCAAGACGTGCAGAAGTGTTAAGC
- a CDS encoding DUF91 domain-containing protein, translating into MKNYYRVMLGKKSAHAEACLAGSFIGADFGITQNLSNKLPDEWREFNQEFIPIFLEAHPDKTKIGAGLACGMLWTVAKGIKIGDLVLCPDGSGRYRVGEVTGNYEYHPGEILPHRRAVRWFNQTIDRSDLSTPLKNSAGSIGTVCNISTYGEEIERLLGGVSATSLISTDETVEDPSAFAMEKHLEDFLVQNWSQTELGKTYDIYEEDGECVGQQYPTDTGPVDILAISKDKKKLLVVELKKGRASDVVVGQTLRYMGYVQEELAEDGQQVSGVIIALEDDQRIRRALMAVSSISFYRYQISFKLVKV; encoded by the coding sequence GATCACTCAAAATCTTTCAAATAAACTTCCAGATGAGTGGCGTGAGTTTAACCAGGAATTCATTCCAATCTTTTTGGAAGCCCATCCCGATAAAACCAAGATCGGTGCTGGACTAGCCTGTGGAATGCTTTGGACGGTAGCAAAGGGAATTAAGATCGGCGACCTCGTATTATGCCCAGATGGAAGTGGCAGATACAGAGTTGGTGAAGTGACTGGGAATTATGAATATCATCCAGGCGAGATTCTGCCTCATCGTCGTGCAGTCCGATGGTTTAATCAGACCATAGACAGAAGCGATTTAAGCACTCCTCTCAAGAACTCTGCAGGTTCAATAGGAACAGTTTGTAATATCTCAACCTATGGTGAAGAAATTGAAAGGCTACTTGGTGGAGTATCTGCCACTTCGCTTATCTCAACCGATGAAACGGTAGAAGATCCATCTGCATTTGCAATGGAGAAGCATCTTGAAGATTTCTTGGTGCAAAACTGGTCACAAACAGAATTAGGAAAGACTTACGACATCTATGAAGAAGATGGTGAGTGCGTTGGTCAACAGTATCCCACTGACACAGGACCAGTTGATATTCTTGCTATCAGCAAAGACAAGAAAAAGCTTCTTGTAGTGGAATTAAAGAAAGGTCGTGCAAGTGATGTCGTTGTTGGACAGACCCTTCGTTACATGGGCTATGTACAAGAAGAGTTGGCAGAAGATGGGCAACAAGTATCTGGAGTAATTATAGCGTTAGAAGATGATCAACGAATCAGACGGGCTTTAATGGCTGTCTCATCCATATCCTTTTACCGTTATCAGATTAGCTTCAAATTGGTGAAGGTTTGA